Part of the Amorphus orientalis genome is shown below.
CTCGACTGGCACGCCGAGCGGCTGACCTCCGAGGGCTGACCGCCGGCCGGGCTGGCGGCTACCGCTTCCAATCATAAAAAAAGGCCGCGTCCAGCGCGGCCTTTTTCGTGTCTTCGCGGGTAGCGCTGTCCGGTCAGAACCTGACCGTCAGCCGTCCGGTGACGGAGTTGTCGACGGCGCCGGAGCCGAACTGGCCGTCATAGTCGACGCCCAGCGTCGTGCCGGCGATGCCCAGGTCCGGGGGAGCACCCAGATCCACTTCGAGACCGGCGCCGAGGACCGCCACGTCCTCGGCGATCGGAACCCCGGCGACGGTGAACGCGGAGCCGCCCGCGAACGCGTTGGTCGCGACCGGATCGAGCGACCCGAAGGCGTGGCGCCAGCCGACCAGACCCGTCACCCGCGCCCGGGCGAAGGAGACCGGCAGGTCCGCCCCGGCGCGAATGCCGAGCGTGGTGTAGGTCACTTCCGTGGTGTCGCTCTGGACGGAGAGTGCGGCCGAGCCGCCCGTCTCCGTGTACCCGTCGGTCGAGGCCGCCACATAGGCCAGACCCGCGAACGGCTCCAGCGCGACCGGCCCGGTCAGGACCTCGTAGCCCGCCTCGCC
Proteins encoded:
- a CDS encoding autotransporter outer membrane beta-barrel domain-containing protein; the encoded protein is LRAGAAYSWADIDTARTAAFTGFSQYLTGSTNGGTAQVFGEAGYEVLTGPVALEPFAGLAYVAASTDGYTETGGSAALSVQSDTTEVTYTTLGIRAGADLPVSFARARVTGLVGWRHAFGSLDPVATNAFAGGSAFTVAGVPIAEDVAVLGAGLEVDLGAPPDLGIAGTTLGVDYDGQFGSGAVDNSVTGRLTVRF